The genomic window ACTGCGCGATCAGCCACATACCGCCCGCAGTCGCGGGACAGCCCGCGCTCCCGAGCCATGAGGCGCCCGGCCCTCACCCCTCGGCCACCACCACCGCCGAAGCCACCCCCGCGTCGTGGCTCAAGGAGATGTGCCAGGACTTGACCCCCAGTTCGGCGGCGCGAGCCGCGACCGTGCCGGTCACTCGGAGGCGGGGTTGGCCGGAGGGTTCGACGTAGACCTCGGCGTCGGTCCAGCGGAGGCCGCTGGGGGCGCCGAGGGCCTTGGCGAGGGCCTCCTTCGCGGCGAACCGGGCCGCGAGGGACGCGATGCCCCGGCGTTCGCCGCTGGGGAGGAGGATCTCGCTCGGGAGGAAGAGG from Streptomyces sp. DSM 40750 includes these protein-coding regions:
- a CDS encoding holo-ACP synthase; this encodes MPIIGVGIDVAEIDRFRASLDRTPSMADRLFLPSEILLPSGERRGIASLAARFAAKEALAKALGAPSGLRWTDAEVYVEPSGQPRLRVTGTVAARAAELGVKSWHISLSHDAGVASAVVVAEG